The Haloterrigena turkmenica DSM 5511 genome includes the window GATGAGTACGTCACGACACCCGGTCGCACTCAGTCTCGAGCGCATCATCGGCGGTGACGCGAAGCTGTTGGCGCTGGTGATGATGCTGCCGCTGATCGACGGCGTCTTCCCGGCACTGATCCTCGCGGGCGCCCTGAACGACCCGCTGGGGGCCGTTCAGGTCGGCCTGCTGATCTTCGGCGGCAGCGCCACCGTTGCGGTGATCCTCGCTGAGATGTCCGGCACGCCCCGCGAACAGGCGGCGATCGTCCTGCTGGTCGGCATCCCGCTGATACTGCTGTCGGCCGTCCAAGCGGCGCTGGCGCCGTCGTTCGAGAGCCTGATCGACATCGTCATCTTCGAACGCTTCGCCGCGCTGGTCATCGCCGCCATCGCGGCCAAGACCGCCAGCGCGACGATCGGCGAGTACCTTCCCAACCCGATCGTCATCATCGGGCTGGGCCTGGTCGCCAGCGTCGACCCCAGCGGGGCCACGTTCACCGTGATGAACGACCCCGCGCTCGTCGCGAACGCGACCCTCGCGGCGGCCATCGGCGTCGCCTTCGCGCTGACGATCGCGCTCGGCGCGCCGTACCTGCGCGGCTGCATGGATATCGACCGCTTCCGCTTCGGTAGCGCGGTCGCGCTCGGCCTGCTCCCGCTGTCCCTGCTCGGGATGGCCTTCGGACAGGCTCCACTGGCCGCCCTGATAGTCGCCGCCATCTTCGCGATCGATTTGCCGCTCGAGCGCGACTCGAGCGACGCGGCGGATGACGGTCCCGCGATGGCCGTCGATCCGGTCGCCGACGGCGGTGACGCCGACGAGGGCGTGGAACTGGACGTCGAACCGGTCGAGGAGCCCGACGACGCCGACGCGGGAACGTATCCGGGTGACGATACGACGGACACCGAAGGGCGCGCCCCGTGGCTGTAGGACGGTTCGGAATCGAAACCACTTTAGGCGGGATGGCCCAACTGGAGAGCGAGGGGTCGTGGCCAAGCCCGGCATGGCGACTGACTCCAGAGGCAACGCGCCCGGGACGAAACTCCAGACTGATATACTGATCGGGCACCTGATCAGTGTCCGTGTGATGACCCTCTGGAGTTCCGAGGCGCACCGGAGATATCAGTCGATCGGGGGTTCAAATCCCTCCGACCCCATCTGAAATAAAAACCGAAGAGCGACTTCTCTCGGATTCTCGATACACTCCGAACACGGGGTGGTCGGCGTGACGGTCGCACCGTGGCCGTCGGCCGGCAGCGAGTCGGTATGCGAACACTGCGGAGCGTACGTCTCGGATCAATTCTGCCGCGTCTACGGCGATAACAGCGACCGCGTTCACCGCTGTCCCGAGTGCGATACCTACTGTCGGTTGACCCGTGGGTCCGCTGCTGGGATCGACGTCGCGATTCCAGACCCGGAGACGTCACCTGGTCGCCACGGAGGTGAGGCCGATGTCTGAGGCGTTCGTCCCCGCGAGCGAACGCTACGACGTCGGGAGTCGGACGCTCATCGCCCATTCGGCTCATCAAGCGACCGATGCCGAGGTTCGCCGCGCGCTCGAGCAGTTAGAGACTTGGGCTGGATTCTCAATCCGTGCGAATACAGCTTGCATGCGGGGGGATCGATGACGGTCGCCGAGAACCGCGAGCGCGGCCACAACGTCGAGACCGCCGCCTGTGATCGCTGGCCTCTCGAGCGGGTCGCCGATGATCGCGCCGAGTGGTACGACCTCGAGTTCGTCGCGGACGTCGTCGATGAGCTGGCCGGGACGATCGCGACGGTCGGCGACGTCGTCGAAGCGAAGTCCTGTTACGCGACCTACGACGGTCGCGCGGGCCGCTGGTGGATCCGTCGAGAGAACCACGAGCGTCTCGTCGACGACGGCGGCTGGTACGTTCTCGTCGTCCTCGAGCGCGACGACCTCACTTACGAGCAGCGCACGGAGATCGCTGAGACACTCTCGACGAGAGCGACGACCTTCGAAGCAGAACAGTCTGGGGACGTCGATCGAGATTAGAAACAGTAGATAGGAACACGGTTTCTTTATTCAGCGTGGCTCGCGAAACTCGCGGTAAGTACAGGTGAAGCATCTAACGGAGTATCGATCGATTCAGGACTACATCATCCAACTTTTGTCATCACTGAAAAGTCCGACAGAACCTGCTGTCTATCGCTATCGATAGGCGCTTACCGGTCGTGTGAGCGGACAGTCAACTCGTCACCTTCAAACAAAATCCGATAGCGGT containing:
- a CDS encoding DUF5794 domain-containing protein — translated: MSTSRHPVALSLERIIGGDAKLLALVMMLPLIDGVFPALILAGALNDPLGAVQVGLLIFGGSATVAVILAEMSGTPREQAAIVLLVGIPLILLSAVQAALAPSFESLIDIVIFERFAALVIAAIAAKTASATIGEYLPNPIVIIGLGLVASVDPSGATFTVMNDPALVANATLAAAIGVAFALTIALGAPYLRGCMDIDRFRFGSAVALGLLPLSLLGMAFGQAPLAALIVAAIFAIDLPLERDSSDAADDGPAMAVDPVADGGDADEGVELDVEPVEEPDDADAGTYPGDDTTDTEGRAPWL
- a CDS encoding DUF7563 family protein; protein product: MVGVTVAPWPSAGSESVCEHCGAYVSDQFCRVYGDNSDRVHRCPECDTYCRLTRGSAAGIDVAIPDPETSPGRHGGEADV